A genomic stretch from Amia ocellicauda isolate fAmiCal2 chromosome 23, fAmiCal2.hap1, whole genome shotgun sequence includes:
- the pex6 gene encoding peroxisomal ATPase PEX6: MAAQVELFCLDPFPSHYHPLHVLLARCHFNRVFPSRHDSPCVLLAARRRQPPPRTDIFICAQVTAEEDIPDGGAVVRSDSVVKVYTSRLFQRHYGFQAGAKVALRLVAPLGLSKIVIGARSRQSFKWATSDKFSNGLLILASCQKQTLLARQGDVLLVPYHPLFGDDIAQVHQHLLDLVVLETTPVTQGVISVSTSVLVSDCRDLAPPHSSWEGSGHAYTTRLFTSLYASDFAHYANSLSGGSSLLDTKKVVNSSFSDFLQALECKVDVRVVDVSSLIKQARIKPKDERESGFDIDACVFVSKQALLKLGLFNHEWVIVSAFSATSDKMRNSTRNEPLQGLGRADDKVGSKDAGKNRGGHFAAIVVADFAKSPELELQDSAGLVSPSLWFNLSGGAQVPISSRPVKIKRCYERLSPEGRRRKDSKSCTVSPPYATALHVEPVISPDYSARGVFDSVLYEHFSSPRLVQLWDVLCIPTEGHAEFLESHAEGFTRWPVLYFKVKKVCGATVQKGEINPLGYLADTEHTSLYMAGCTNSCIPSSGLADGPSFWSCLSPPGLSLTVEVLTSIIQPYVTEGAIMLASACTVLVQGPRGSGKVTVIRAACRRLNLHLLKVDCVSLCGETAGATEAKLQTAISRAKLHRPCILLLRNVQLVSRERGGPGDDPRVVSALQKLIADTPASCCQVVVVGTVCSPHELSPDVMAAFVHQVPVESPTEEQRKAMLTSLAAGLPLGKDVNLGKIAKQTAGFVLGDLNALLAHAGKAAHRRILKTCFPGGISLAEEEDLCASGVSILAEDFSGALDQLHQAHANAIGAPKIPSVKWQDVGGLQQVKKEILDTIQLPLEHPELLSLGLRRSGLLLYGPPGTGKTLLAKAVATECAMTFLSVKGPELINMYVGQSEENVREVFSKARAASPCIIFFDELDSLAPNRGRSGDSGGVMDRVVSQLLAELDGLHSSGDVFVIGATNRPDLLDQSLLRPGRFDKLVYVGINEDKESQLQVLKAITRKFKVDLSVSLLDIIEHCPPQLTGADMYALCSDAMTSAIKRKICRIDEGLDTENSELVLTQEDFQHALEKLYPSVSDQELLKYKLIQQKFTAK, encoded by the exons ATGGCGGCGCAGGTAGAGCTGTTTTGCCTGGATCCCTTTCCGTCTCACTACCATCCTCTACACGTGTTGCTGGCCAGGTGTCATTTCAACCGCGTATTTCCGAGTAGACATGACTCCCCCTGCGTGCTGCTGGCTGCTCGACGGCGACAGCCCCCTCCGAGGACTGACATTTTCATCTGCGCCCAGGTAACTGCAGAGGAAGACATCCCGGACGGCGGGGCTGTGGTGCGCAGCGACAGTGTTGTAAAAGTCTACACAAGCAGGCTTTTTCAGAGACATTACGGGTTTCAGGCCGGCGCGAAGGTTGCGCTGCGGTTAGTGGCGCCGCTAGGTCTCAGTAAAATAGTCATAGGGGCGAGAAGTAGGCAGAGTTTTAAATGGGCCACTTCTGACAAATTCTCCAATGGGCTTCTTATACTCGCCTCCTGTCAGAAACAAACCCTTTTGGCCAGGCAAGGGGACGTGTTGCTGGTTCCTTATCATCCCCTGTTTGGCGATGACATTGCCCAGGTCCACCAGCATCTCCTGGACCTGGTTGTCTTGGAGACCACGCCTGTCACGCAAGGCGTCATCAGCGTCAGCACCAGCGTGCTAGTGTCGGACTGCAGGGACCTGGCGCCCCCCCACAGCTCCTGGGAAGGGTCTGGCCATGCATACACCACCAGACTGTTCACATCCCTCTATGCGTCCGATTTTGCACACTATGCCAACAGTCTGAGCGGAGGCAGTTCTTTGCTGGACACCAAGAAAGTGGTGAATTCATCCTTTTCGGACTTTCTGCAAGCTTTAGAGTGCAAGGTTGATGTCCGGGTCGTGGACGTGTCCAGCCTCATTAAACAGGCGAGGATCAAACCCAAAGATGAGCGAGAGTCAGGCTTCGACATagatgcgtgtgtgtttgtgagcaAACAGGCACTGCTGAAACTGGGGCTGTTCAACCACGAGTGGGTCATCGTGTCCGCCTTCAGCGCCACTTCGGACAAGATGAGGAACTCCACGAGGAACGAGCCCCTGCAGGGTCTCGGGAGGGCTGATGACAAAGTTGGCAGCAAGGATGCGGGGAAGAACAGGGGCGGCCACTTCGCTGCCATTGTTGTCGCCGATTTTGCCAAATCCCCTGAGCTGGAGCTGCAGGACAGTGCAGGATTGGTGTCGCCCTCTCTGTGGTTCAACCTGTCCGGTGGTGCCCAGGTGCCCATCAGCAGCAGGCCCGTTAAAATAAAG AGGTGCTACGAGCGGCTCTCCCCAGAGGGAAGACGGCGCAAAGACAGCAAGTCCTGCACCGTGTCCCCACCCTACGCCACAGCACTGCACGTCGAACCTGTGATTTCACCAGACTACAGCGCCAGAGGGGTCTTTGACAGTGTTTTGTATGAACACTTTAGCTCACCCAG GCTGGTGCAGCTGTGGGATGTGTTGTGCATTCCCACTGAGGGACACGCTGAGTTCCTCGAAAGTCACGCAGAAGGATTTACGAG gtggCCAGTCCTCTATTTCAAAGTGAAGAAAGTCTGTGGCGCCACTGTACAGAAAGGAGAAATTAACCCTCTGGGCTACCTGGCAGATACAGAGCACACGTCTCTGTACATG GCGGGATGCACTAACAGCTGCATCCCATCCTCCGGCCTGGCAGATGGGCCCTCGTTCTGGAGCTGCCTCTCTCCCCCTGGCCTGTCGCTCACCGTGGAGGTGCTCACCAGCATCATTCAGCCTTACGTCACGGAGGG CGCTATAATGCTGGCGAGCGCCTGCACTGTTTTGGTCCAGGGGCCGAGGGGCAGTGGAAAAGTCACCGTCATCCGAGCTGCGTGTAGGAGACTGAACCTGCACTTGCTCAag gtggactgtgtctctctgtgtggcgAAACGGCCGGCGCCACGGAGGCCAAGCTCCAGACTGCCATCTCCCGGGCCAAGCTGCACCGGCCCTGCATCCTGCTGCTGAGGAACGTCCAGCTGGTGTCCAGGGAGCGCGGCGGTCCCGGGGACGACCCCAGGGTGGTCTCTGCTCTCCAAAAGCTCATTGCGGACACGCCAGCCAG CTGTTGCCAGGTGGTCGTGGTTGGCACCGTGTGCAGCCCGCATGAGCTGTCCCCCGATGTGATGGCAGCATTTGTCCACCAGGTGCCAGTGGAGAGCCCCACCGAGGAGCAGAGGAAAGCGATGCTGACCAGTCTGGCTGCGGGGCTGCCTCTGGGGAAAGATGTGAACCTAGGCAAGATCGCCAAGCAGACTGCG ggcTTTGTCCTTGGTGATCTTAATGCACTGCTGGCCCATGCTGGGAAAGCAGCCCACAGACGAATCCTGAAGACCTG TTTCCCTGGTGGTATCAGTTTGGCAGAGGAGGAGGACCTGTGTGCCTCAGGAGTGTCCATCTTGGCAGAGGACTTCAGCGGCGCCCTGGACCAGCTGCACCAAGCGCATGCCAATGCCATAGGGGCCCCCAAG ATCCCGTCGGTGAAGTGGCAGGACGTGGGTGGCCTCCAGCAGGTGAAGAAGGAGATCTTGGACACCATCCAGTTGCCCCTGGAGCATCCCGAGCTGCTATCTCTGGGCCTGAGGCGCTCTGGGCTGCTGCTGTACGGGCCGCCGGGCACTGGCAAAACCCTCCTGGCCAAAGCCGTGGCCACTGAATGCGCCATGACCTTTCTCAG TGTTAAGGGACCAGAGCTGATCAACATGTACGTGGGACAAAGTGAGGAAAACGTTCGAGAGG TGTTTTCAAAAGCAAGGGCTGCTTCCCCCTGCATCATCTTCTTTGACGAGTTGGATTCCCTGGCTCCCAACAGAGGCCGGAGTGGAGACTCAGGAGGCGTCATGGACCG AGTGGTATCTCAGCTCCTCGCTGAGCTGGACGGGCTACACTCCTCAGGGGACGTGTTTGTGATCGGAGCAACCAACCGACCCGATCTACTCGACCAATCACTGCTCAGGCCTGGCAG GTTTGATAAGCTGGTTTATGTGGGAATCAACGAAGATAAGGAGTCTCAGCTACAAGTCCTGAAGGCTATAACCAGAAA GTTCAAGGTGGATCTGAGTGTCAGTCTCTTGGACATCATTGAGCATTGCCCCCCCCAGCTGACGGGAGCAGACATGTATGCGCTTTGCTCGGATGCCATGACGTCGGCCATCAAAAGGAAGATTTGCAGGATTGATGAAG